In a single window of the Anguilla rostrata isolate EN2019 chromosome 6, ASM1855537v3, whole genome shotgun sequence genome:
- the LOC135257132 gene encoding transmembrane protein 179-like, which produces MALDNFLFGQCILYFLCFLFGFVALVPFSESDDDFHGKCLLFTRGMWQNENMTVGKQRFIVEEWGPESSCRFVTFVGIVSLILSAVQAWRIFFLLYKGHDDSFFHAFVNLLASSFLLFLVFVASTITSVGFNLWCDAVTEGGTMPSSCEEMQDTDLELGLDNSSFYDQLAIAQFGLWAAWLTWLGLTALAFLKVYRNYRQQDLLDSLVHEKELLLDHTPRQESNVDSRSGVI; this is translated from the exons ATGGCCCTCGATAATTTCCTTTTTGGACAGTGCATCCtctattttttatgctttctttttggttttgtcGCTTTGGTGCCGTTCTCCGAGAGCGATGATGACTTCCATGGGAAATGCCTGCTTTTCACGCGTGGGATGTGGCAGAATGAGAATATGACCGTAGGAAAGCAACGTTTCATAGTGGAGGAGTGGGGACCGGAATCTTCCTGtcgctttgtcacattcgtagGGATAGTTTCGCTCATCCTGTCCGCAGTACAGGCATGGCGGATATTCTTCCTCCTGTACAAAGGCCACGACGA ctccttcTTCCATGCCTTTGTAAACCTGCTGGCTAGCTCCTTCCTGCTCTTCTTGGTATTTGTGGCCAGCACCATCACCAGCGTAGGATTCAACCTGTGGTGTGATGCAGTTACAGAGGGCGGGACTATGCCCAGCAG TTGTGAGGAGATGCAGGACACTGACCTTGAGCTTGGCTTGGACAACTCCTCTTTCTACGACCAGCTTGCTATTGCACAG TTTGGCCTGTGGGCAGCCTGGCTGACATGGCTGGGGCTCACGGCACTGGCCTTCCTCAAGGTCTACCGCAACTACCGGCAGCAGGATCTGCTCGACAGCCTGGTCCACGAgaaggagctgctgctggaccACACACCCCGACAAGAGTCAAACGTGGACTCGAGGAGCGGCGTGATCTAa
- the LOC135257130 gene encoding photoreceptor outer segment membrane glycoprotein 2-like, translating to MAVLKVTFTKTKRGKLAQALWLLNWVSVVTGFLLISLGLFLKAEIQKRWELMSEREVHAVPSVLIAVGLAACCINFLGGKMCVEGADAAAFLRWKLLMPPYIAGTFCFTFCLLAGALLCHAVRGQLEESLSQGLRDAMRYYKDTDAPGRCFLKHSVDVLQMQFQCCGNAGFRDWFQVQWISNRFLDLSRAEVKDRLRSNVEGKYLMDGVPFSCCNLNSPRPCIQHQITNNSAHFNYDHRTDELNLWRRGCRQALLDYYTQIMRSIGSIVLLIWLFELSVLTGVRYLQTSMENVLRQGDPESESDGWLLENSFAETARYNFNIIKNLGKCYQGDEEDDPNINVPTSAQSRPEDVSSKQMNLPI from the exons ATGGCGGTCCTGAAAGTGACTTTCACCAAGACCAAGCGGGGCAAGCTGGCCCAGGCGCTCTGGCTCCTGAACTGGGTCTCCGTGGTAACGGGCTTCCTCCTCATCAGCCTGGGCCTCTTCCTGAAGGCGGAGATCCAGAAGCGGTGGGAGCTGATGTCCGAGCGGGAGGTCCACGCCGTGCCGAGCGTGCTGATCGCGGTGGGCCTGGCTGCCTGCTGCATCAACTTCCTGGGCGGGAAGATGTGCGTGGAGGGCGCGGACGCGGCCGCCTTCCTGCGCTGGAAGCTTTTGATGCCGCCCTACATCGCGGGCACCTTCTGCTTCACCTTCTGCCTCCTGGCGGGGGCGCTGCTGTGCCACGCCGTGCGCGGGCAGCTGGAGGAGTCGCTGTCGCAGGGGCTGCGCGACGCCATGCGCTACTACAAGGACACGGACGCGCCGGGCCGCTGCTTCCTCAAGCACTCCGTCGACGTGCTCCAGATGCAGTTCCAGTGCTGCGGCAACGCCGGCTTCCGGGACTGGTTCCAGGTCCAGTGGATCAGCAACCGCTTCCTGGACTTGTCTCGCGCCGAGGTTAAAGA CCGACTGAGGAGTAACGTGGAGGGGAAGTACCTGATGGATGGAGTGCCTTTCAGCTGCTGCAATCTGAACTCCCCTCGGCCCTGCATCCAGCACCAGATCACCAACAACTCCGCCCACTTCAACTACGACCACCGCACTGACGAGCTCAATTTGTGGAGACGGGGTTGTCGGCAGGCCCTGCTGGACTACTACACCCAGATCATGCGCTCCATCGGCTCCATCGTGCTCCTCATCTGGCTCTTTGAG CTGTCTGTGCTTACCGGGGTACGCTACCTGCAGACCTCCATGGAGAACGTCCTCCGCCAGGGGGACCCAGAGTCCGAGTCCGATGGCTGGCTGCTGGAGAACAGCTTCGCAGAGACGGCCCGCTACAACTTCAACATCATCAAGAACCTGGGCAAATGTTACCAGGGTGATGAGGAGGATGATCCCAACATCAATGTTCCCACCTCTGCTCAAAGCAGGCCTGAAGATGTGTCTTCCAAACAGATGAACCTGCCTATTTAA
- the serpina10a gene encoding serpin peptidase inhibitor, clade A (alpha-1 antiproteinase, antitrypsin), member 10a translates to MKTAVHFLLVLGSLLHVTIRAQELSSDVTELALKNAEFAMSLYREIASASDDNVFFSPLCVSSALAALSTGAQGATREKILQGLGVAPLEQDGQPERIPDLFQKLQEAVTKNEALQFDQAAALFVRQQLEVETAFSDLIKKYFGADVNKVDFANAQASKTAINDYVKSKTGGKVMEVVGTVDPQTALMLISSVFFQGNWALPFSTSSSPEERFFINKYKIIQVPMMFNSDKYYLAYDPAVKMGALKLPYQGGVAMLVLLPDKDVDYTSVDEVLTGERFLGWIKRLKKTILEVQLPRFSLEQSYALKAVLSDLGIYNVSESADLSGVSKEPNLSLSEMIHKAKIEVKESGTATAETGLNTLSAPPRLIFNRPFLFVIYHEATNSPLFMGRVIDPTKK, encoded by the exons ATGAAGACGGCAGTTCACTTCCTCCTGGTGCTTGGCTCGCTCCTCCATGTCACCATCCGAGCCCAGGAGCTGAGCTCTGATGTCACGGAGCTGGCCCTCAAGAACGCGGAGTTCGCCATGAGCCTGTACCGCGAGATCGCCAGCGCCAGCGACGACAACGTCTTCTTCTCGCCCCTGTGCGTGTCGTCGGCCCTCGCCGCTCTGTCGACGGGCGCCCAGGGGGCCACCCGCGAGAAGATCCTCCAGGGGCTCGGCGTCGCCCCCCTGGAGCAGGACGGCCAGCCGGAGCGGATCCCGGACCTCTTCCAGAAGCTTCAGGAGGCGGTGACCAAGAACGAGGCGCTGCAGTTCGACCAGGCCGCCGCCCTCTTCGTCCGCCAGCAGCTGGAGGTGGAGACGGCCTTCAGCGACCTGATCAAGAAGTACTTTGGCGCCGACGTCAACAAGGTGGACTTCGCCAACGCGCAGGCCAGCAAGACCGCCATCAACGATTACGTCAAAAGCAAGACGGGGGGCAAGGTGATGGAGGTGGTCGGCACCGTGGACCCCCAAACCGCGCTAATGCTCATTAGCTCCGTCTTCTTTCAAG GGAACTGGGCGCTTCCATTCAGCACCAGCTCCTCGCCAGAGGAGCGTTTCTTCATCAACAAGTACAAAATCATCCAGGTCCCCATGATGTTCAACAGTGACAAGTACTACCTGGCCTACGACCCCGCCGTGAAGATGGGCGCTCTGAAGCTGCCGTAccaggggggcgtggccatgcTCGTCCTCCTGCCCGACAAGGACGTAGACTACACCTCCGTCGACGAGGTGCTCACCGGAGAACGCTTCCTCGGCTGGATAAAGAGGCTGAAGAAAAC CATACTGGAGGTGCAGCTGCCCAGGTTCTCACTGGAGCAGTCGTACGCTTTGAAGGCGGTCCTGTCTGACCTGGGCATTTACAACGTGTCCGAGAGTGCAGACCTCTCCGGAGTGAGCAAGGAGCCTAATCTGAGCCTGTCAGAG ATGATTCACAAGGCCAAGATTGAGGTTAAGGAGTCTGGCACCGCTACCGCGGAAACCGGTCTCAACACACTCTCCGCACCCCCCCGCCTCATCTTCAACAGGCCCTTCCTCTTTGTCATCTACCATGAGGCCACCAACAGCCCTCTGTTCATGGGCAGGGTCATAGATCCCACCAAGAAGTAA